A part of Aegilops tauschii subsp. strangulata cultivar AL8/78 chromosome 2, Aet v6.0, whole genome shotgun sequence genomic DNA contains:
- the LOC109779918 gene encoding G-type lectin S-receptor-like serine/threonine-protein kinase SD2-5 — MDMSTFSPPSFHDDFGKEASSTFNSFLAVFVVIAVLSILGTVAIACFVYRCVRKSGLPAININTTPVAAPAAPGSTGLYAVVPDSQIRDTTVERFLKEIAGEKPIRFTPQQLSGFTNNYSARLGAGGFGAVYKGMLPNGLTVAVKRLHPGQDDRTSQEQFMAEVGTIGRTHHINLVRLFGFCYDADVRALVYEYMEHGALDSYLFDRSRDVGFETARAIAVGVAKGLRYLHEECQQKIVHYDIKPGNVLLDGGLTPKVADFGLAQLLNRADTHKTVSGMRGTPGYAAPEMWMQAGASEKCDVYSFGILLFEILGRRRNFDEAAPESQQWFPKLAWTKYDSNELMEVVESCDEQDEKTAHRMCEVAFWCVQQQPEARPPMSVVVKMLEGEMDIAPPANPFQHLMAAPAAANLWITTTSSVNTALTPANGVSRGSNEIV; from the exons ATGGACATGTCTACTTTCTCACCACCATCATTTCACGACGATTTTGGCAAAGAAGCCTCCAGCACCTTCAACTCCTTCCTCGCCGTCTTCGTTG TTATCGCGGTGTTGAGCATATTGGGAACCGTCGCCATAGCCTGCTTCGTGTACAGGTGCGTCAGGAAGAGCGGCCTCCCCGCCATCAACATCAACACCACCCCGGTCGCCGCGCCGGCTGCGCCGGGGAGCACGGGGCTTTACGCTGTCGTGCCAGACTCCCAGATACGGGACACCACCGTGGAGAGGTTCCTCAAGGAGATCGCCGGCGAGAAGCCCATCCGGTTCACCCCGCAGCAGCTCTCGGGCTTCACCAACAACTACTCCGCCCGACTCGGCGCCGGCGGCTTCGGCGCCGTCTACAAGGGCATGCTGCCCAACGGCCTCACGGTCGCCGTCAAGCGCCTCCACCCGGGCCAAGACGACAGGACCTCGCAGGAGCAGTTCATGGCGGAGGTGGGCACCATCGGGAGGACGCACCACATCAACCTCGTCAGGCTCTTCGGCTTCTGCTACGACGCCGACGTGCGCGCGCTGGTGTACGAGTACATGGAGCATGGCGCGCTCGACTCCTACCTCTTCGACCGGAGCCGCGACGTCGGCTTCGAGACGGCGCGCGCCATCGCCGTCGGCGTCGCCAAGGGGCTCCGGTACCTCCACGAGGAGTGCCAGCAGAAGATCGTGCACTACGACATCAAGCCCGGCAACGTCCTCCTCGACGGCGGCCTCACGCCCAAGGTGGCCGACTTCGGCCTCGCGCAGCTGCTGAACCGGGCCGACACGCACAAGACCGTCTCCGGGATGCGCGGCACGCCCGGGTACGCCGCGCCAGAGATGTGGATGCAGGCCGGCGCCAGCGAGAAGTGCGACGTCTACAGCTTCGGCATCCTCCTCTTCGAGATCCTCGGTCGGAGGAGGAACTTCGACGAGGCCGCGCCGGAGAGCCAGCAGTGGTTCCCGAAGCTGGCGTGGACAAAGTACGACAGCAACGAGCTAATGGAAGTCGTGGAGAGCTGTGACGAGCAAGACGAGAAGACGGCGCACAGGATGTGCGAGGTGGCGTTCTGGTGCGTGCAGCAGCAGCCGGAGGCGAGGCCACCGATGAGTGTGGTGGTGAAGATGCTCGAGGGCGAGATGGACATTGCCCCGCCAGcgaacccgttccagcatctcaTGGCAGCGCCGGCGGCGGCAAACCTGTGGATCACGACGACGAGCTCCGTGAACACGGCGTTGACTCCCGCAAATGGTGTTTCTCGTGGTAGCAACGAGATTGTTTAA
- the LOC123497327 gene encoding uncharacterized protein: MPRECNPCSGMLALFKGRPRAQQLSQPPKPTLLRRAFGRMKSNRRRRRHRSSSFSSVRAVFWPLMSMGSDVDRSFVADRPPRSSSDDSGGTAVRAPSPSLDTPGAASTTAARLLAIQAQIGEAAASASPAKQSSTASGAVRAPSPSLDEQAALTTTAARVLALQARLGSAAVFASPTKPITTAVHRLSDVAAACGDGDVEEACKGFERHLMEMLVEEAKVGDLMDVEELLGCWEKLRSPVFVRLVGRFYGDLCMDLFSDLDDDVSSESSDESTV, translated from the coding sequence ATGCCGAGGGAGTGCAACCCGTGCAGCGGCATGCTGGCGCTCTTCAAGGGGCGCCCGAGGGCGCAGCAGCTGTCGCAGCCGCCGAAGCCGACGCTGCTCCGCCGCGCGTTCGGCAGGATGAAGAGCaaccgccggcgccggcgccaccGCTCCAGCAGCTTCAGCTCCGTGCGCGCGGTCTTCTGGCCGCTCATGTCCATGGGCTCGGACGTGGACCGCAGCTTCGTCGCCGACCGGCCGCCCAGGAGTTCCTCCGACGACAGCGGCGGCACCGCGGTGCGCGCGCCGTCGCCGTCCCTCGACACGCCCGGCGCCGCGTCGACCACGGCCGCGCGGCTGCTCGCGATCCAGGCTCAGATCGGCGAGGCCGCCGCATCGGCGTCCCCTGCCAAGCAGAGCAGCACGGCATCTGGCGCCGTGCGCGCCCCGTCGCCGTCGCTGGACGAGCAAGCCGCGTTGACGACGACGGCCGCGCGGGTGCTCGCGCTGCAGGCTCGGCTAGGCTCGGCCGCGGTATTCGCGTCGCCGACGAAGCCGATTACCACCGCAGTGCATCGTCTCAGCGACGTGGCCGCCGCCTGCGGAGACGGCGACGTGGAGGAGGCGTGCAAAGGCTTCGAGAGGCATCTGATGGAGATGCTGGTGGAGGAGGCCAAGGTGGGGGACCTCATGGACGTCGAGGAGCTGCTGGGATGCTGGGAGAAGCTCAGGTCGCCGGTGTTCGTCCGGCTCGTCGGCCGCTTCTACGGCGACCTCTGCATGGACCTCTTCTCCGACCTCGATGACGACGTGTCATCCGAGTCGTCCGATGAGTCGACTGTTTGA